Proteins encoded together in one Kingella oralis window:
- a CDS encoding DNA-3-methyladenine glycosylase I, with translation MSQAYCDFCAALPANTPNPNKAYHDTEYGVPVQDDNRLFERLVLEINQAGLSWTTILNKRPAFQAAYAQFNIAAVAAFGEADIARLLANAGIIRNRRKIQAAIHNAQQIQRLQQQYGSFKNWLDAHHPRSKEAWVRLFKQQFKFMGNEIVSEFLMSTGYLAGAHEKSCPQYRQPEKT, from the coding sequence ATGTCCCAAGCCTACTGCGACTTCTGCGCCGCCCTCCCCGCCAACACCCCCAACCCCAACAAAGCCTACCACGACACCGAATACGGCGTGCCCGTGCAAGACGACAACCGCCTATTTGAACGACTGGTTTTAGAAATCAACCAAGCAGGGCTAAGCTGGACGACCATCCTCAACAAACGCCCCGCCTTTCAGGCTGCCTATGCCCAGTTCAACATCGCCGCCGTCGCCGCCTTTGGCGAAGCCGACATCGCCCGCCTGCTCGCCAACGCAGGCATCATCCGCAACCGCCGCAAAATCCAAGCCGCCATCCACAACGCCCAGCAAATCCAACGCCTGCAACAACAATACGGCAGCTTCAAAAACTGGCTAGATGCCCACCATCCGCGCAGCAAAGAAGCATGGGTTCGGCTGTTCAAACAGCAATTCAAATTTATGGGCAACGAAATCGTCAGCGAATTTTTGATGAGCACAGGCTATCTGGCAGGCGCACACGAAAAAAGCTGCCCACAATATCGGCAGCCTGAAAAAACCTAG
- the earP gene encoding elongation factor P maturation arginine rhamnosyltransferase EarP, whose product MDKNKPRYSTAKPFTCWLFCTVIDNFGDIGVSWRLAQELRQRIGWQVHLWLDNLAALQAIAPDAPAALPCAHQGIRLHAWQEARHADLDNAPAPDLLVETFACALPPNVHAIIQAHRPVWLNWEYLSAEDWAIRTHAMPSLQANGCEKYFWQMGFVPESGGLLREADYVEQMDAFKQRQPENTPSLKTAALHIFAFGYASDIWQKWAAALAEQEREIVLHCAGKPLQTSLSAWGNVSGSLKTANSNDAPQARTLGSLKIINQNFVPQARFDRALWAADVLIVRGEDSFVRAQLAGKPFFWHIYPQAQAAHLDKLAAFWHTHHQHAAPTAAVQHAHQALSCDLNGAADLTHAQRRQHWHTLLDHLADWQHSARAWQQYLLTQSDAVSRLRDWLQTIQRV is encoded by the coding sequence ATGGACAAAAACAAACCGCGCTATTCTACCGCCAAACCGTTCACCTGTTGGCTTTTTTGCACCGTTATCGACAACTTTGGCGACATCGGCGTGTCGTGGCGGCTCGCGCAAGAACTGCGCCAACGGATCGGCTGGCAGGTGCATCTGTGGCTGGACAACCTTGCCGCGCTGCAAGCCATTGCCCCCGATGCGCCCGCCGCCCTGCCCTGCGCCCATCAAGGCATCCGACTGCACGCATGGCAGGAAGCGCGGCATGCCGATTTGGATAACGCGCCCGCGCCCGATTTGCTGGTTGAAACCTTCGCCTGCGCCCTGCCGCCCAATGTGCACGCCATCATCCAAGCGCATCGCCCCGTGTGGCTCAACTGGGAATACCTGAGCGCGGAAGATTGGGCGATTCGCACCCACGCCATGCCCAGCCTGCAAGCCAACGGCTGCGAGAAATATTTTTGGCAAATGGGCTTTGTGCCCGAGAGCGGCGGCTTGCTGCGCGAGGCGGATTATGTTGAACAGATGGATGCGTTTAAACAGAGGCAGCCTGAAAATACGCCCAGCCTCAAAACCGCCGCCCTGCACATTTTCGCCTTTGGTTACGCTAGCGACATTTGGCAAAAATGGGCCGCTGCATTGGCAGAACAAGAGCGCGAAATCGTGTTGCACTGCGCAGGCAAACCGCTGCAAACCAGTTTATCCGCATGGGGCAACGTTTCAGGCAGCCTGAAAACAGCAAACAGCAACGATGCGCCACAAGCACGCACATTAGGCAGCCTGAAAATCATCAACCAAAACTTTGTGCCGCAAGCGCGGTTTGACCGCGCCCTATGGGCAGCCGATGTGCTGATTGTGCGCGGCGAAGACAGCTTTGTGCGCGCCCAGCTCGCCGGCAAACCTTTTTTCTGGCACATCTACCCCCAAGCCCAAGCCGCCCATTTAGACAAACTCGCCGCCTTTTGGCACACGCACCACCAACACGCCGCCCCCACAGCCGCCGTGCAACACGCCCACCAAGCCCTGTCGTGCGACCTCAACGGCGCAGCCGATTTAACCCACGCCCAACGCCGCCAACATTGGCACACCCTGCTAGACCACCTTGCCGACTGGCAACACAGCGCACGCGCATGGCAGCAATATTTGCTCACCCAAAGCGATGCCGTCAGCAGGTTGCGCGATTGGTTGCAAACCATCCAGCGCGTGTAG
- a CDS encoding TlpA disulfide reductase family protein, whose product MKILKSLAVLALCAALPAGAADFVSHADNKPQQLASGDKVQIVNLWATWCKPCRKEMPAMSQWYQQKGKKQGIELVGIAVDSPENVSKFLKATPVSYPIWRYTGANSRAMMRDLGNTVGGLPYTVVRLPKCGAQQTLLGEVDGAKLDSAVAAVKAKCGKK is encoded by the coding sequence ATGAAAATATTGAAAAGTTTGGCCGTTTTGGCGTTGTGCGCGGCGTTGCCTGCGGGCGCGGCGGATTTTGTGTCGCACGCGGATAACAAGCCGCAGCAGTTAGCCAGCGGCGATAAGGTGCAGATTGTGAACTTGTGGGCAACTTGGTGCAAACCTTGTCGCAAGGAAATGCCTGCGATGAGCCAATGGTATCAACAAAAAGGCAAAAAGCAAGGCATTGAGCTGGTTGGCATTGCGGTGGATTCGCCTGAAAACGTGAGCAAATTTTTAAAAGCCACGCCTGTTTCGTATCCGATTTGGCGTTATACGGGCGCAAACAGCCGCGCGATGATGCGCGATTTGGGCAACACGGTGGGCGGCCTGCCTTACACGGTGGTGCGCTTACCCAAATGCGGCGCGCAGCAGACTTTGCTGGGCGAAGTGGACGGGGCGAAGCTGGATAGCGCGGTGGCGGCGGTGAAGGCGAAGTGTGGGAAGAAATGA
- the glnA gene encoding type I glutamate--ammonia ligase produces MSINAINNVINLIEENEARFVDLRFTDTKGKQHHFTIPAHVVLEDPEEWFETGQAFDGSSIGGWKGIQASDMQLRPDPSTAFIDPFFDDATVVLICDVIDPAHGQGYDRDPRSIARRAEAYLKSTGIGDTAYFGPEPEFFVFDGVAFETHMDKARFEITSESAAWSSGYHYDGQNTGHRAVVKGGYAPVAPVDAGQDLRSAMVRVLEEIGIPVEVHHGEVGTGSQMEIGTKFSTLVQRADWTQDMKYVIWNVAHNFNKTATFMPKPLMGDNGSGMHVHQSIWKDGKNLFAGDGYAGLSDLALYYIGGIIHHAKALNAITNPATNSYKRLVPHFEAPVKLAYSAKNRSASIRIPAVHSSKAVRIEARFPDPMANPYLAFAALLMAGLDGIQNKIHPGDPATKNLYDLPPEEDAQVPTVCASLAEALAALQDDHEFLLCGGVFSQEWIDSYIAFKAEDVRRMQMAPHPLEFEMYYSL; encoded by the coding sequence ATGTCCATTAACGCCATCAACAACGTCATCAACCTAATTGAAGAAAACGAAGCCCGCTTCGTTGATTTGCGCTTCACCGACACCAAAGGCAAGCAGCACCATTTCACCATCCCCGCCCACGTTGTGTTAGAAGACCCCGAAGAATGGTTTGAAACAGGACAAGCGTTTGATGGCTCGTCCATCGGTGGCTGGAAAGGCATCCAAGCCTCCGACATGCAGCTTCGCCCCGACCCCAGCACCGCCTTTATTGACCCCTTTTTCGACGATGCCACCGTGGTGCTGATTTGCGACGTGATCGACCCCGCCCACGGGCAAGGCTACGACCGCGACCCGCGCAGCATCGCCCGCCGCGCCGAAGCGTATTTGAAATCGACAGGCATCGGCGACACCGCGTATTTTGGGCCCGAACCCGAATTTTTCGTGTTTGACGGCGTGGCGTTTGAAACGCACATGGACAAAGCCCGCTTTGAAATCACCTCCGAAAGCGCGGCATGGAGCAGCGGCTATCATTACGACGGGCAAAACACGGGGCATCGCGCCGTGGTAAAAGGCGGCTACGCGCCCGTTGCGCCAGTGGATGCGGGGCAAGATTTGCGCTCGGCGATGGTGCGCGTGTTGGAAGAAATCGGCATCCCCGTAGAAGTGCATCACGGCGAAGTGGGCACAGGCAGCCAAATGGAAATTGGCACAAAATTCAGCACCTTAGTGCAACGCGCCGACTGGACGCAAGACATGAAATATGTGATTTGGAACGTGGCGCACAATTTCAACAAAACCGCCACCTTTATGCCCAAACCGCTGATGGGCGATAACGGCAGCGGTATGCACGTTCACCAATCCATCTGGAAAGACGGCAAAAACCTGTTTGCGGGCGACGGCTACGCAGGGTTGAGCGACCTTGCGCTGTATTACATTGGCGGCATCATCCACCACGCCAAGGCTTTGAACGCCATCACCAACCCCGCCACCAATTCCTACAAACGCCTTGTGCCACATTTTGAAGCCCCTGTGAAACTGGCGTATTCCGCCAAAAACCGCTCGGCATCCATCCGCATCCCCGCGGTGCACAGCAGCAAAGCGGTGCGGATTGAAGCGCGCTTCCCCGACCCGATGGCAAACCCATATCTGGCGTTCGCCGCCTTGCTGATGGCGGGCTTGGACGGCATTCAAAACAAAATCCACCCTGGCGACCCCGCTACCAAAAACCTCTACGACTTGCCACCCGAGGAAGACGCGCAAGTGCCCACCGTGTGCGCTTCGCTGGCAGAAGCCCTTGCCGCGCTGCAAGATGACCACGAATTTTTGCTGTGCGGCGGCGTGTTCAGCCAAGAGTGGATTGACAGCTACATCGCGTTTAAGGCGGAAGACGTGCGCCGTATGCAAATGGCACCGCATCCGCTGGAATTTGAGATGTATTATTCGCTGTAA